One window of Saccharopolyspora phatthalungensis genomic DNA carries:
- a CDS encoding DEAD/DEAH box helicase: MKLTDQLPARSTDTPDPDALLDAFVSWTADQGIELYPAQEEALMEVVTGANLILSTPTGSGKSLVATGAHFTALAAGKRSFYTAPIKALVSEKFFSLVDVFGADNVGMMTGDSSVNADAPIICCTAEILANIALRDGDRADVDQVVMDEFHFYSEPDRGWAWQVPLLELPRTQFVLMSATLGDVGFFQQDLTRRTGRETAVVTSAERPIPLTFRYAKTSLHETIEELLTGQQAPVYVVYFNQASALEQAQALMSVKVASREQRDQIAEAIGDFRFTAGFGKTLSRLVRHGIGVHHAGMLPKYRRLVEQLAQAGLLKVICGTDTLGVGINVPIRTVLITGLTKYDGVRTRHLKAREFHQIAGRAGRAGYDTAGYVVVQAPEHEIENEKALAKVGDDPKKKRKLVRKKAPEGFVSWSEKTFEKLESAEPEPLRSSFTVNHAMLLNVINRPGDAFAAMKHLLTDNHEDRPTQRRHILRAIAIYRALLAAGVVERLDEPDQQGRRVRLTVDLQFDFALNQPLSPFALAAIELLDAESPTYPMDVLSVIESTLDDPRQVLSQQQFKARGEAVSQMKADGIEYDERMELLEEITHPKPLAELLEAAYETYRKGHPWVGEHELSPKSVARDMFERAMNFVEFVNHYGLARSEGLVLRYLADVYKALRHTVPDDAKTEELTDIIEWLGELVRQVDSSLLDEWEKLRHPGAEPTAVAVPEAPERITLNKRAFRVQVRNAMFRRVELAARRRSDELGALDAESGWDADAWADALDDYFEQHDEIGTGPDARGPALLMVTEEPDRWLVRQIFADPAEDHDWGISAEVDLAASDETGVAVLRVTGVNQL; the protein is encoded by the coding sequence ATGAAGCTCACCGACCAGCTCCCAGCCCGCTCGACCGACACCCCGGACCCCGACGCGCTGCTCGATGCGTTCGTGTCCTGGACCGCCGACCAGGGCATCGAGCTCTACCCGGCGCAGGAAGAAGCGCTGATGGAGGTCGTGACCGGGGCGAACCTGATCCTGAGCACGCCGACCGGTTCCGGCAAGAGCCTGGTGGCCACCGGTGCGCACTTCACCGCGCTGGCCGCCGGCAAGCGCAGCTTCTACACCGCGCCGATCAAGGCGCTGGTGTCGGAGAAGTTCTTCTCGCTGGTGGACGTCTTCGGCGCGGACAACGTCGGCATGATGACCGGCGACAGCAGCGTCAACGCCGATGCCCCGATCATCTGCTGCACCGCGGAGATCCTGGCCAACATCGCGCTGCGCGACGGCGACCGGGCCGATGTGGACCAGGTCGTGATGGACGAGTTTCACTTCTACTCCGAGCCCGACCGGGGCTGGGCGTGGCAGGTACCGCTGCTGGAGCTGCCGCGCACCCAGTTCGTGCTGATGTCGGCGACGCTGGGCGATGTCGGCTTCTTCCAGCAGGATCTGACCCGCCGCACCGGCCGGGAGACCGCGGTGGTCACCTCGGCGGAGCGGCCGATCCCGCTGACCTTCCGCTACGCCAAGACGTCGCTGCACGAGACCATCGAGGAACTGCTGACCGGGCAGCAGGCCCCGGTGTACGTCGTCTACTTCAACCAGGCGTCCGCGCTGGAGCAGGCGCAGGCGTTGATGAGCGTCAAGGTCGCCAGCCGCGAGCAGCGCGACCAGATCGCCGAGGCGATCGGCGACTTCCGGTTCACCGCCGGGTTCGGCAAGACCCTGTCCCGGCTGGTCCGGCACGGGATCGGGGTGCACCACGCCGGGATGCTGCCGAAGTACCGGCGGCTGGTCGAACAGCTCGCGCAGGCCGGGCTGCTCAAGGTCATCTGCGGCACCGACACCCTCGGGGTGGGCATTAACGTGCCGATCCGCACCGTGCTGATCACCGGGCTGACCAAGTACGACGGGGTGCGCACCCGGCATCTGAAGGCGCGGGAGTTCCACCAGATCGCCGGTCGTGCCGGGCGAGCCGGCTACGACACCGCCGGGTACGTGGTGGTGCAGGCGCCCGAGCATGAGATCGAGAATGAGAAGGCGCTGGCCAAGGTCGGCGACGACCCGAAGAAGAAGCGCAAGCTGGTGCGCAAGAAGGCGCCCGAGGGCTTCGTGTCCTGGAGCGAGAAGACCTTCGAGAAGCTGGAGAGCGCCGAGCCGGAACCGCTGCGGTCCAGCTTCACCGTCAACCACGCGATGCTGCTCAACGTCATCAACCGGCCGGGCGACGCGTTCGCCGCGATGAAACACCTGCTCACCGACAATCACGAGGATCGGCCAACACAGCGGCGCCACATCCTGCGCGCCATCGCGATCTACCGCGCGCTGCTGGCCGCGGGGGTCGTGGAGCGCCTCGACGAGCCCGACCAGCAGGGCCGCCGGGTGCGGTTGACCGTGGACCTGCAGTTCGACTTCGCGCTCAACCAGCCGCTGTCGCCGTTCGCGCTGGCCGCGATCGAGCTGCTCGACGCCGAGTCGCCGACCTACCCGATGGACGTGCTGTCGGTAATCGAGTCCACTTTGGACGATCCTCGGCAGGTGCTGTCGCAGCAGCAGTTCAAGGCCCGCGGCGAGGCCGTCTCGCAGATGAAGGCGGACGGCATCGAGTACGACGAGCGGATGGAGCTGCTGGAGGAGATCACCCACCCCAAGCCGCTGGCCGAGCTGCTGGAGGCCGCCTACGAGACCTACCGCAAGGGGCACCCGTGGGTCGGCGAGCACGAGCTGTCGCCGAAGTCGGTGGCGCGGGACATGTTCGAGAGGGCGATGAACTTCGTCGAGTTCGTCAACCACTACGGGCTGGCCCGCTCCGAGGGGCTGGTGCTGCGCTACCTGGCCGACGTCTACAAGGCGCTGCGGCACACGGTGCCCGACGATGCCAAGACCGAGGAGCTCACCGACATCATCGAGTGGCTTGGCGAGCTGGTGCGTCAGGTCGACTCCAGTCTGCTCGACGAGTGGGAGAAGCTGCGCCACCCGGGCGCGGAGCCGACGGCCGTGGCGGTGCCGGAGGCCCCGGAGCGGATCACCCTGAACAAGCGAGCTTTCCGGGTGCAGGTGCGCAACGCGATGTTCCGCCGCGTGGAGCTCGCGGCCCGGCGACGCTCCGACGAGCTGGGCGCGCTGGACGCGGAAAGCGGCTGGGACGCCGATGCGTGGGCCGACGCGCTGGACGACTACTTCGAGCAGCACGACGAGATCGGCACCGGCCCGGACGCGCGCGGCCCGGCGCTGCTGATGGTGACCGAGGAGCCGGATCGCTGGCTGGTCCGGCAGATCTTCGCCGACCCCGCCGAGGACCACGACTGGGGCATCAGCGCCGAGGTCGACCTCGCCGCCTCCGACGAAACCGGCGTCGCGGTCCTGCGCGTCACCGGCGTGAACCAGCTCTGA
- a CDS encoding tetratricopeptide repeat protein has product MDGWHNANNAAVDGNVIQAGRIERLVMNVGGQAEPPKPDMLRINPEHLGFANRTAELAELDRLWRDAERAGKPLVVALSGMMGIGKSLTALRWAHRVREQFPGGIFVGDLRGSDPDGARTPGEVLGTFLGRLGLAGAALPPTEEERSAAFREITAHRRILLILDDAATAAQVLALLPSSPTSAVLVTSRRELTFLGGGVRPMRVEPFEEEAAIALLADSLGDSDSMGEGADSMGEGAEAEEAALRKLSEACGRHPMALQVAAAQLSGRVSISSYVDRIAPDLLRRLEVDGERPFEGAFELAYLALPPDQRHAYRLLGCHPGAEFSLPAAAALLDQPVPDAEELLRALSRAHLVAPVVRARYSIHALLRQHAKAKVSAGDDSRAALRRIVEHYHDFVMARDVVLSKRWRLSTRYEAVIPAHDGERAEDRALAELEEERETLSALVGIAVEVGLDDRAWQLCESLFTYYTDRNYFVDLIEILPVGIAAAERLGDHRALVRMHSHLGSACYAVAEYHAAREHFALSYEIAEVNGDDWGRQSAIEWIGLIHERNAEYDAALDCFERSRAIVERHFQPGRRRRPLALYRMHSGRVLTRAGRAAEAMPRLIEAYETFVELGEVANSAKLALSLAEAQLRGNDLAAASSWGRTALELCRAARMPADEAAALELLAELSARNGDEPTAAQRRREAAEILTVLGNRRAQALLARGS; this is encoded by the coding sequence ATGGACGGGTGGCACAACGCCAACAACGCTGCGGTGGACGGCAACGTGATCCAGGCCGGCCGCATCGAACGGCTGGTGATGAACGTTGGAGGCCAGGCGGAGCCACCGAAGCCGGACATGTTGCGGATCAACCCCGAACACCTCGGTTTCGCCAACCGGACCGCGGAACTCGCCGAGCTGGACCGGCTGTGGCGGGACGCGGAGCGCGCCGGAAAGCCCCTGGTCGTGGCGCTCAGCGGGATGATGGGCATCGGCAAGTCGCTGACCGCGCTGCGCTGGGCACACCGGGTGCGGGAGCAGTTCCCGGGCGGGATCTTCGTCGGTGACCTGCGCGGTTCCGATCCGGACGGGGCCCGGACGCCAGGCGAGGTGCTGGGCACCTTCCTCGGGCGCCTCGGGCTGGCCGGGGCGGCGCTGCCGCCGACCGAGGAAGAACGCAGCGCGGCGTTCCGTGAGATCACCGCGCACCGGCGGATTCTGTTGATCCTCGACGACGCCGCGACGGCCGCGCAGGTGCTGGCGTTGCTGCCGTCGTCGCCGACCAGCGCGGTGCTGGTGACCAGCCGCCGCGAGCTCACCTTCCTGGGCGGCGGTGTCCGGCCGATGCGGGTGGAGCCGTTCGAGGAGGAGGCGGCGATCGCGCTCCTGGCGGATTCACTCGGGGACAGCGATTCGATGGGGGAGGGCGCCGATTCAATGGGGGAGGGCGCCGAGGCCGAAGAAGCCGCACTGCGGAAGCTGAGCGAGGCGTGCGGGCGGCATCCGATGGCGTTGCAGGTGGCCGCCGCGCAGCTGTCCGGCCGGGTCTCGATATCGTCCTATGTGGACCGGATAGCACCGGATCTGCTGCGCCGCCTGGAAGTCGACGGGGAACGTCCCTTCGAAGGGGCCTTCGAGCTCGCCTATCTGGCGCTGCCGCCGGACCAGCGGCACGCCTACCGGCTGCTGGGTTGCCATCCGGGGGCGGAGTTTTCCCTACCGGCCGCTGCGGCACTGCTCGACCAGCCGGTCCCGGACGCAGAGGAGCTGCTCAGGGCGCTGTCCCGGGCGCACCTCGTGGCTCCGGTCGTACGCGCGCGGTACAGCATCCACGCGCTGTTGCGGCAGCACGCGAAGGCCAAGGTGTCCGCGGGCGACGATTCGCGGGCCGCGCTGCGCCGGATCGTCGAGCACTACCACGACTTCGTGATGGCGCGGGACGTCGTTCTCTCGAAGCGCTGGCGGCTCAGCACGCGCTACGAAGCGGTGATCCCGGCGCACGATGGCGAACGCGCGGAGGACCGGGCGCTGGCCGAGCTGGAAGAGGAGCGGGAGACCCTGTCGGCGCTGGTGGGCATCGCGGTCGAGGTCGGGCTGGACGACCGCGCCTGGCAGCTGTGCGAGAGTCTGTTCACCTACTACACCGATCGCAACTACTTCGTGGACCTGATCGAGATCCTGCCGGTCGGGATCGCGGCCGCCGAGCGGCTGGGTGACCACCGGGCTCTGGTGCGGATGCACTCGCACCTCGGTTCGGCGTGCTACGCGGTGGCGGAGTACCACGCCGCGCGCGAGCATTTCGCGCTTTCCTATGAGATCGCCGAGGTAAACGGCGACGATTGGGGGCGGCAGAGCGCCATCGAATGGATCGGTCTCATCCACGAGCGGAACGCGGAGTACGACGCGGCGTTGGACTGCTTCGAGCGGTCGCGCGCCATCGTGGAACGGCATTTCCAGCCCGGTCGGCGGCGTCGGCCGCTGGCGCTCTACCGCATGCACTCGGGTCGGGTGCTGACCCGTGCCGGGCGGGCAGCGGAGGCCATGCCGCGGTTGATCGAGGCGTACGAGACGTTCGTCGAGCTGGGGGAGGTGGCCAACAGTGCGAAACTGGCGCTTTCGCTGGCCGAAGCCCAGTTGCGGGGCAACGACCTGGCGGCGGCTTCGAGTTGGGGCCGCACGGCCCTGGAACTGTGCCGGGCCGCGCGGATGCCGGCCGACGAAGCAGCGGCGCTGGAGCTGCTGGCCGAGCTCAGCGCCCGCAACGGCGACGAGCCGACGGCTGCGCAGCGGCGCCGGGAGGCGGCGGAAATCCTCACAGTGCTGGGGAACAGGCGGGCGCAGGCGCTGTTGGCGCGCGGGTCATGA